CGAGGTCTCGGCGAGCTCTTCCGGTGGGGAGACGACGGCCACCGGCCCGCAATACAAGCCGACGACGGTCACGATCGGCGCTTCGACCGGAACCTTGGCTTCTCCGCTCAGCGAGCCTTGCAGATCGCCGCTGAATTTCACTTCACGCTGTTCGCGTCGTTGTAAGGTCGCGACGCCGCTATCGACCCGGGCGATCACGTCGTACGGCGTCTCTTCGGGAAGGCTGTCGAGCCCGGTCTTCTTCTTCATATCGTCCACGGCCGCGCGCACGGCCGGAGCGTACTTGCCCGCGACCGGTTTGCCGTTGATTTCGGTGATGTAGTCGAAGCCCCCTTCGATGCCGTAGCCCCAGCCGGCTTCGTTGCGGTTGGAGCGCAACCGAATGAGCTTGCCGATAAACGCCGGGGCTTTCGTCGGATCGAACTTCTCGTCGGCCTTAATATCTTTAATGAGCGTCGGCCAGTTCACCGCGGCTTCCTTGGTCATCGTCGCGAGGGCATCGCCGTGAGCGACCGCTACCGACGCCATCGACTGGTCGAACGCTGCGATCGGCTGCTGCGCGCGGGCCTGAAACGCCGCGAGCTGCGGGTGGCCGGCGAGCGAGAGGCGCAGATCGTCTTGGCCGAACGATTCGAGGCGATCGCGCGAGCGCTGCGAGAGCTTCGTCGCGGCGGCTTCGGCGAGGATCACGTCGGCGAAGCCCCCGAGCTTTTGATAAGCGGCGGCGCGCTGTGCGCCGATCGAGGCGACGAACTCCTTGAGGGGCGAGGTTTGCAGATAGGGCTTGGCTTCCGTATTGGTTTCCAAGTTGGCGAAGAATTGGTTAGCACGCGAAAGCAGCTCGACGGTCTTCGGGGCGCCGAGCCGCGAGTTCGCCGCACTCGACTGCGTCACCAAATCGGCGAACTTCGGCGGGGTGGTTTCCGCTTCCCAACCGGCGATCTCGTCGATGCCGATCTCCCAGTTGCGCTTCAAGCGATCGGCGATCTCGACGACCATCGCGGTGCCGTACAGGGCGTCGACCTGGGCCTTCATCTTGTTCATGCGCGTGGCGAGCTCTGCCACGGCCGAGCTGCCGACGGGGACTTCCTTCGCGAGCCCTTGGAATTCGTCGAGCCGGCGCTGAAACGATTGCGCGGCCCCATCGCGTGAGTTGGGGGAGTCGCTCTTCAGATCGGTGAGCCATTCGGGGAACTTCGCTTCCGTGCTTTCGACCCCGCGCTTCATCACGGCGATGGTTTCCTCTTGCATCTTCTGCGTGTTCACGGCGCGGAAGGTCGAGAGCTTGGTTCGGTATTCGGTCGTCTTCTCGGGGCCGAGCGCGGCCGTGGTCTTCGGGTCTTTCAGGAGCGCTTCGAGGTCGTCGAGCTCTTTGTTGATGCCGGTCTGACGGAGCCCGAGCTGGCCCTGGGCTTGCTCGAAGCGTTTGTCGAGCTCGCGGCCGAGGTTCTTTTTGAATTCGTCGGCGGCCGCCGTTTGCATGCCGGTGCGGAGCGCGGCGATCTCTTTCAAGATCGGATCTTTCTTGGCCTGGTCGACGCCGGTAAGCTCCGCTTCGGAGAGGCGGAGCGTGATGTCGATCTTGTCGGCCGTCTCTTTGTCGGCGACTTGTTGCTTGGCTTGGGCCAGATACTTCTGCGCGCCGGCTTCATCGGCCGAAGTCGTCGTCGGCGCGAAGAGCGACAGCGAGAGAGTGAGCACAACGGCAAGGCGGAAGCAGGTGCGGCGCATGACGAAAATCCCTTGAAGCCGTACACGAAAGTCGAAGCGAGAAATCAGAGACGTGCGTGCGGCGATGCGCACGTGCCGATGCTACCTTGCGAGGGGGAGACCGTCAATTCTCGCGATCCGGCGCTCGGCCCGCCGACAAGCATCGTCGCTGTGCTTAGTCGACCGGATTAGTTGTCTTCTTCTTGCAGGTCCGCTTCGCCGATCATCGGGAAGCCGGACTTGCTGAGAATTTCTTGGCCCATCTCGATGTTGTCGACCATCACCGCGACCGAAGGTCGGCCATGCGGACGGACCAGCAGCGGGTACGCTTGAATGAGGTTCACTTCCCCTTGCAGCAAGGCCGTGCAGATGCGCAACAGCGCTTGGGAATCATCGGGAAGCTCGACGCCGATCACATCGGTCTCGATGATCGCGAGCCCTGCGCGCTCGAGAATTTCGCGCCCTTGCTCCGGATGGCTCAGCAGAAAACGTACGAAAGCACACTCGGCCGCGTCGGCGATCGACAGCGCGACGATGCGGACGCGCGTGCCCTCGAAGCGACGAATCACTTGCAGCAAACTGCCGACGCGGTTCTCCAGCAGAACGGTAAACTGCCGAATCGCCGGATAATTTCGGCCGCGCATGGTATCGAACCCGACGCCGGTCCCTTCGCCGATGCTCATGACGGTTCCTATGGTTGCGTCGTAACGCTCAATCGCCTTTTAAGCTAGCGTTCGGGCCGGAAACCGTCAACGCGTGGGAGAAAGTCGTGGTTTCCGAAGTTCAGGGTTCGTGGGGGGGCCGCACGACGATTCGTCGCAGTCGGCGGCGCTGGTCGGGGTGTGTGTTCGGCCGATTGTCGGGCGGCGGTGCGGCGTCGTAGAATCGTCCCTCTACTCGCACAGCTCGGCCTCCGCGTGTCTTCGCCTGCTCAACTCCACCTATTTAATTCGTTGCCGCGATTCGCTTATGCTCCGTGAACTCGATCTGGAAATTCGCGTCCGCTACCAAGAGACCGACGCGATGGGGGTGTTGCACCACGCCAATTACTTCACCTTCTTCGAAATGGGCCGCACCGAACTCCTGCGCACCACAGGTCGCACGTATCGCGAGATCGAAGCGGCGGGGACGTTCATGGTGATCGTGAAGATCGGTTGTAGCTATAAGCGGCCGGCTCGGTACGACGACGTCTTGCGGTTGCGCACCGTGACGACGCGGGTCGGTGCGGCGAAGATCGAGCACGAATACCAACTGTTTCGCGGCGAGGAATTGCTGGCCGAAGGATATAGCACGCTCGCCTGCGTCGACGGCGCGGGCAAGGTGCAGCGGGTGCCCGAGTGGTTGCATTTCGATCAAGAAGAGGCGTCGTCATGACGACGAATCGGGCCGCTTTGCGAAACGCGGCCGGCGAAGAATTCTCCACGGAAACATTGGCCGGGTTGCGTGCACGGTTCGATGTCGTCGTGCAAGAGATCACGGTCGCGGGCCGAACTTGGAAGCTCGCGCGACCGCGCTCGGCCGATGCGCTGATCGACGAAGAAGCCTTTCAACGCGACGGACGCATTCCGTATTGGGCCGATGTGTGGACGTCGTCGCAGACGCTTGCCGAGGAGCTGGCGAAACGGGTCGGCGGAGACGGCCCGAGCGATGAGCCGCGCAGCGGCCGGCTGTTGGAGCTAGGGTGCGGCATCGGGTTCTCGTCGCTCGTAGCGGCGGGCTTGGGATACGACGTCACGGCGACCGATTACTATCCCGAGGCGCTCGAGTTCGTGGCGGCCAATGCCGAGCTGAACGGGCTTGCCAACATCACGACGCGGCATCTCGATTGGCGTGCGCCGGCCGACGATCTCGGCCTGTTCGACGTCGTCGCCGCGGCCGACGTGCTGTATGAACGACCGAACGTGCCGCTTGTCGCGGCGCTGTTCGCGAAGTATATGCGGCCCGACGGAGTCGGCTATTGTTCCGACCCGGAGCGGCGCGTGGCTTCGAGCTTCGCCGACGAGTGCCGCCGGCTCGGCCTCACCGTGAACTGCTTCATCCGCGCCACGCGAGAAGCGGACGGAGCGGCGAAGGATATCGATTGGTATGTGGTGAAGAGATAGGGGGCAGTGGTCAGTGGTCAGGTAGGGAGGCTTCGCGATTCGCGGGTTCGATAGCCGCGGATGGATATCCGCGGTCGCCTGGAAAGTAGTAGGCACGTTCCACGTGCCGTAACCACAGGCGACTTCGGACAGCGCGACACGACTCCATCGCCGAATGGTGCATGGGGCGGACGGTACAAGTGGCAAGCTGTGCATGTCGCCGAACGACGCATGTGGCGGACGGCACGTGGAACGTGCCTGCTACTTGGGTTCGCCTATTGGCGTAGTCCCGCGGCGCGCATCAAATCCGCCGTCGCTTGATACGCTTCTTCGACCCATTCGACGATCTTGTC
The Planctomycetia bacterium DNA segment above includes these coding regions:
- a CDS encoding acetolactate synthase, which encodes MRGRNYPAIRQFTVLLENRVGSLLQVIRRFEGTRVRIVALSIADAAECAFVRFLLSHPEQGREILERAGLAIIETDVIGVELPDDSQALLRICTALLQGEVNLIQAYPLLVRPHGRPSVAVMVDNIEMGQEILSKSGFPMIGEADLQEEDN
- a CDS encoding acyl-CoA thioesterase, with product MLRELDLEIRVRYQETDAMGVLHHANYFTFFEMGRTELLRTTGRTYREIEAAGTFMVIVKIGCSYKRPARYDDVLRLRTVTTRVGAAKIEHEYQLFRGEELLAEGYSTLACVDGAGKVQRVPEWLHFDQEEASS
- a CDS encoding methyltransferase domain-containing protein gives rise to the protein MTTNRAALRNAAGEEFSTETLAGLRARFDVVVQEITVAGRTWKLARPRSADALIDEEAFQRDGRIPYWADVWTSSQTLAEELAKRVGGDGPSDEPRSGRLLELGCGIGFSSLVAAGLGYDVTATDYYPEALEFVAANAELNGLANITTRHLDWRAPADDLGLFDVVAAADVLYERPNVPLVAALFAKYMRPDGVGYCSDPERRVASSFADECRRLGLTVNCFIRATREADGAAKDIDWYVVKR